In uncultured Methanobrevibacter sp., a genomic segment contains:
- the ltrA gene encoding group II intron reverse transcriptase/maturase yields the protein MKTEYNNLNILQSVKSDEEILDKEWKDINWKSIEYDIFKIQKRIFKAEKEGNYRKVNKLCRLLVNDKRSLLYAINLVTKKNKGRKTSGIDNKVFKHDYERMALFYKLKDYKISLHKPKPVQRIYIPKKNGKKRPLGIPTIIDRIYQEICKLALEPMWEAKFESTSYGFRPARGVSDAIAKIHSFTRGLNRPYIFEGDFKSCFDTLSHQHILDKLGNFPLKNLIKRWLEAGYLENNVFYNTRTGTPQGGIISPLLANIALHGMEEALNIEYKEIKYGNNNTYSNKSKYVVIRYADDFIVLCKTLEDAEDVYTLLEDYLDERGLTLAPDKTKITHINDGFDFLGFNIRCYNGYDRDKVLIKASKDSIKSFKRKAKYIIRRCYPWNLEESIIKLNNLIIGTSNYWKMASNKRIFSKMDNYIYELLLRQIKRWYPNKPIKWMVKKHFKTHLHSIYNDKWIFTDPITNCQVEKMYWTRIKYSRCIKYKATPYDSSYDEYFLKRYGKTSFEYLYG from the coding sequence ATGAAAACTGAATATAATAATTTAAATATATTACAGTCTGTAAAATCAGACGAAGAGATACTTGACAAGGAATGGAAAGATATTAACTGGAAATCCATCGAGTACGACATATTTAAGATACAAAAACGGATATTTAAAGCAGAGAAGGAAGGCAATTATAGAAAAGTTAATAAACTATGTAGATTATTAGTTAATGATAAAAGGAGTTTATTATATGCAATAAATCTTGTAACAAAGAAGAATAAAGGTAGAAAAACTAGTGGTATTGATAATAAAGTCTTCAAACACGATTATGAACGAATGGCATTATTTTATAAACTGAAAGATTATAAAATCAGTTTACATAAACCCAAACCTGTTCAGAGAATTTATATCCCAAAGAAAAATGGTAAAAAGCGACCATTAGGTATTCCAACAATTATTGATAGGATTTATCAAGAAATCTGCAAATTAGCATTGGAACCTATGTGGGAAGCTAAATTTGAATCAACTAGTTATGGTTTTAGACCTGCTCGTGGAGTAAGCGATGCTATAGCAAAGATTCATAGTTTTACAAGAGGATTAAATCGACCTTATATTTTTGAAGGCGATTTTAAATCGTGTTTTGATACTTTAAGTCACCAACACATATTGGATAAATTAGGTAATTTTCCACTTAAAAATCTAATCAAAAGATGGTTAGAAGCCGGATATTTAGAAAACAATGTGTTCTACAATACTAGAACCGGTACTCCCCAAGGAGGCATCATATCCCCATTACTGGCAAATATTGCACTACACGGAATGGAAGAAGCACTAAACATTGAGTATAAAGAAATAAAGTATGGAAATAACAATACCTATTCAAATAAGTCCAAATATGTAGTTATTAGATATGCCGATGACTTTATAGTTTTATGTAAGACCTTAGAGGATGCTGAAGATGTTTATACTCTTTTAGAGGATTACCTTGATGAAAGAGGTTTAACTTTAGCTCCGGACAAAACCAAAATTACACATATTAATGATGGTTTTGACTTCCTAGGATTTAATATTCGATGTTACAATGGATATGATCGAGATAAAGTATTAATAAAGGCATCTAAAGATAGTATTAAATCATTCAAGAGAAAAGCTAAATACATAATCCGAAGATGTTATCCTTGGAACCTTGAAGAAAGTATTATAAAACTTAATAATTTAATTATTGGGACTAGTAACTACTGGAAAATGGCATCTAACAAAAGGATATTTAGTAAAATGGATAATTACATTTATGAACTTCTACTCAGGCAAATTAAACGATGGTATCCCAATAAACCAATCAAATGGATGGTCAAAAAACATTTTAAAACTCATTTACACTCAATATACAATGATAAATGGATTTTTACAGACCCAATCACAAATTGCCAAGTGGAAAAAATGTATTGGACAAGAATAAAATATTCCAGATGCATTAAGTATAAAGCAACCCCATATGACTCCTCATACGATGAATATTTCCTTAAAAGATACGGAAAAACCTCATTTGAATATCTATATGGCTAA
- a CDS encoding Ig-like domain-containing protein: MLLLIFLTIGMVSASDNLTDEVSLDDASAQSIETPISSEIESNANESSQISEDAPSQVNTKMEAKDVTTYYKEKSELVGYLKDTNNQPISGKKVSISINNKVYDKITDNSGKVVLKLNLKPGTYTASVKFAGDENYTASSINTIVKVNKASLKVTTKDFKTYFESGFYFKAKVINKITKNPVQGVKVAFKVFKNNKYKTYWATTDTNGIAKLKKNLNVGKYKVITSIKKSKYLKAKKAKATLTIKETAEMGCTSLYVQVSNTEAVAGFRRDATNAKTLHIVKYKLNGKWAVKQYKKNSYFFHSLTTSDGWMAGTGGWDNPTINHAIERLAGKMVKSGKIKKAYLKKIQGYERQLRIGHFSIKAPNGKYAVVWGSGIKYGKLKPGEYFKAPNARSLFHQGTYDHFSKNPAKAAIKIAASDSFGVNRRDATAFHWKATTDEGKTTSTVKVYAANDNGRLAGRGTGHLKDDVRFRGKFISKNSLPKTPSSKFLGTVKMGNIDKLIKSQTTVKAPKLTKNINESKTFDITVKDKKTKKPVKALVLKLKIGKKVFTVKTNSKGIAHFNPKSLNAGSYKVAIYTDNIKYLVSAKSTVMIK; this comes from the coding sequence ATGTTGCTTTTAATTTTTCTAACTATTGGAATGGTTTCTGCATCAGACAATTTGACTGATGAAGTCTCTTTAGATGATGCATCTGCTCAAAGCATTGAAACTCCAATATCCTCTGAAATTGAAAGTAATGCAAATGAATCTTCACAGATTAGTGAAGATGCTCCAAGTCAAGTGAATACAAAAATGGAAGCTAAGGATGTAACAACTTATTATAAGGAGAAATCTGAATTGGTAGGTTATCTGAAAGATACCAATAATCAGCCAATTTCCGGCAAAAAGGTTTCCATTTCAATAAATAACAAGGTCTATGATAAAATTACTGATAATTCAGGTAAGGTTGTTTTGAAACTTAACTTAAAACCTGGAACATATACTGCTTCAGTTAAGTTTGCAGGTGATGAAAACTACACTGCAAGCAGCATAAACACAATCGTTAAGGTAAATAAGGCTTCCTTGAAAGTCACCACTAAAGACTTTAAAACCTATTTTGAATCTGGATTCTATTTTAAAGCAAAAGTCATAAATAAAATTACTAAAAATCCGGTTCAAGGCGTTAAAGTGGCATTTAAAGTTTTTAAAAACAACAAATACAAAACCTATTGGGCAACTACTGATACTAACGGTATTGCAAAGCTAAAAAAGAATCTTAACGTTGGAAAATATAAGGTTATCACTTCCATTAAAAAGAGCAAGTATTTAAAAGCTAAAAAAGCCAAGGCTACTTTGACTATTAAAGAAACTGCAGAAATGGGTTGTACATCTTTATATGTTCAGGTAAGCAATACTGAAGCTGTTGCAGGATTTAGAAGGGATGCAACTAATGCCAAAACATTACATATTGTCAAGTATAAGTTGAATGGCAAATGGGCTGTAAAGCAATATAAGAAAAACAGCTATTTCTTCCATTCCTTGACAACTTCTGACGGATGGATGGCCGGAACTGGAGGTTGGGATAATCCGACCATAAATCATGCTATTGAAAGGTTGGCAGGTAAAATGGTTAAATCCGGCAAAATCAAAAAGGCATATTTAAAAAAGATTCAAGGTTATGAAAGACAATTAAGAATAGGTCACTTTTCAATCAAGGCTCCAAATGGCAAATATGCTGTTGTGTGGGGTAGTGGAATAAAATATGGTAAATTAAAACCGGGTGAATATTTTAAAGCCCCTAATGCAAGATCATTATTCCATCAGGGCACATATGATCATTTCAGTAAAAATCCTGCAAAAGCAGCAATTAAAATAGCAGCATCTGATTCCTTCGGTGTCAACAGAAGAGATGCAACAGCATTCCATTGGAAAGCTACAACTGATGAGGGTAAGACAACTTCAACAGTAAAAGTTTATGCTGCAAATGACAACGGGCGTTTGGCTGGAAGAGGTACTGGACATTTAAAGGATGATGTCAGATTCAGAGGCAAATTCATATCCAAAAACAGTTTGCCAAAAACTCCTTCCTCAAAATTCCTTGGAACAGTCAAAATGGGAAATATTGACAAGTTGATTAAATCGCAAACTACTGTCAAGGCTCCAAAATTAACTAAAAACATTAATGAATCAAAAACATTTGACATTACTGTTAAGGATAAGAAAACTAAAAAACCTGTTAAAGCTCTTGTGCTCAAATTAAAAATTGGCAAAAAAGTTTTCACTGTAAAAACAAATTCCAAGGGTATTGCGCATTTCAATCCTAAATCATTAAATGCTGGAAGTTATAAAGTGGCAATCTATACAGACAATATTAAATATTTGGTTTCAGCTAAAAGTACAGTTATGATTAAATAA
- a CDS encoding ABC transporter ATP-binding protein: protein MVIEDKLFEVNNISFDYDGEEIFSNISFSIDKGDVLCILGPNGTGKTTLIKCLNGLHDINSGEILINGQNIKKLSFKQISKHIGYIPQAHIPSFPFKVFDVVLMGRAPYLNLTDSPKEEDKKIALDALKTLGIDDLKDKEYTNLSGGERQLVFLARVLCQKPDILILDEPTSHLDFGNQIKLLEIIDNLAKSGLSIIMSSHFPDHAFLSSTKVAIMKDRKFIDFGTPDDVVTEDNLRKAYSIDVRLMELDDERKVCVPMKTNLTLDL from the coding sequence ATGGTCATAGAAGACAAGCTATTTGAAGTCAACAACATTTCCTTTGATTATGACGGTGAGGAGATATTCTCCAATATCAGCTTTTCCATTGATAAGGGTGACGTGCTGTGCATTCTCGGGCCAAACGGAACTGGAAAGACCACACTGATAAAATGCCTGAATGGTCTTCATGACATTAACTCAGGAGAAATACTAATCAACGGCCAAAACATCAAAAAGTTGTCATTCAAGCAAATTTCAAAACATATAGGCTACATTCCACAGGCACATATTCCGTCATTTCCGTTCAAGGTGTTTGACGTGGTCTTGATGGGAAGGGCACCATACCTGAACCTTACAGATTCTCCGAAAGAGGAGGATAAAAAGATTGCTCTTGACGCCCTGAAGACACTTGGGATTGATGATTTGAAGGACAAGGAATACACCAACCTGAGCGGTGGGGAAAGGCAGTTGGTTTTCCTGGCAAGGGTGCTGTGCCAAAAGCCAGACATACTCATATTGGATGAGCCGACATCCCATTTGGATTTTGGAAATCAGATAAAGCTATTGGAGATAATCGACAATCTGGCCAAAAGCGGACTGTCCATTATCATGTCATCGCACTTCCCGGACCATGCTTTCTTAAGCTCAACAAAAGTGGCAATCATGAAAGACAGGAAATTCATCGATTTCGGAACTCCTGATGATGTGGTGACAGAGGATAATTTGAGAAAAGCATATTCCATTGACGTTAGACTGATGGAACTGGATGATGAAAGAAAGGTTTGTGTACCAATGAAAACAAACTTAACATTAGATTTATAA
- a CDS encoding helix-turn-helix transcriptional regulator translates to MKNKIKQLRDELNVSQTELSESTGISVENLNSIETGQVEPSLIDAHKIKKALNKKYFSEVFFLDDLE, encoded by the coding sequence ATGAAAAACAAGATTAAACAATTACGTGATGAACTAAATGTTTCTCAAACTGAATTGTCTGAGAGTACTGGCATTTCAGTTGAAAACTTAAACTCAATTGAAACCGGTCAAGTCGAGCCATCATTGATTGATGCACATAAGATTAAAAAGGCATTAAATAAGAAATATTTCTCTGAAGTATTTTTCTTGGATGACTTGGAATGA
- a CDS encoding TIGR04076 family protein gives MKKVKITILKTTLQEDLAREYGVDGLSTCPLMKEGEVYYADYSKPENFCDEAWKAIYQYVFALAHGAQEVWYYSDWIKTPGVAIVSCNDGLRPVIMKLEATDIESVSGDE, from the coding sequence ATGAAAAAAGTAAAAATTACCATACTCAAGACAACCCTGCAGGAAGATCTTGCACGCGAATATGGCGTTGATGGACTCTCCACATGCCCTTTGATGAAGGAGGGTGAAGTATATTACGCCGACTATTCAAAGCCTGAAAATTTTTGCGATGAAGCATGGAAGGCAATATACCAGTATGTTTTTGCCCTTGCCCATGGTGCACAGGAAGTCTGGTATTATTCAGACTGGATCAAGACTCCCGGAGTTGCAATCGTTTCATGCAATGACGGATTAAGGCCGGTCATAATGAAACTTGAGGCAACCGACATCGAATCCGTATCAGGTGATGAATAA
- a CDS encoding 50S ribosomal protein L15e has product MYKYIRDAWKNPDESYVRELMWQRAPKWNKQGAVQRIDRPTRLDRARSLGYRAKKGFIVVRTRVRRGGRRKTRRFNGRKPKRMGVNKITQAKSIQRIAEERVAKKYPNMEVLNSYWVWSTGKYKYYEVILVDPQSPSIINDKKINWICSKKHTNRALRGLTSAGNKGRGIKSKGKGSEQARRRKI; this is encoded by the coding sequence ATGTACAAATATATTAGAGACGCATGGAAAAACCCAGATGAGTCCTACGTACGTGAACTCATGTGGCAAAGAGCTCCTAAATGGAATAAACAAGGAGCAGTTCAAAGAATTGACAGACCTACCAGGCTCGACAGAGCTAGAAGTTTAGGTTACAGAGCTAAAAAAGGTTTCATTGTAGTAAGAACCAGAGTAAGACGTGGTGGAAGAAGAAAAACTCGTCGTTTCAATGGTCGTAAACCTAAAAGAATGGGTGTAAACAAAATTACCCAAGCAAAATCAATTCAAAGAATTGCTGAAGAACGTGTAGCTAAAAAATACCCTAACATGGAAGTTTTAAACTCTTACTGGGTATGGTCTACAGGAAAATATAAATATTATGAAGTAATTTTAGTTGATCCACAAAGTCCTTCTATCATTAACGATAAGAAAATCAATTGGATCTGTTCCAAAAAACACACTAACAGAGCTCTCAGAGGCTTAACCAGTGCGGGTAACAAAGGACGTGGAATCAAATCTAAAGGAAAAGGCTCAGAACAAGCTAGAAGAAGAAAAATCTAA
- a CDS encoding TraX family protein, which translates to MYIFNITFFANPFVFEFSMDFSQMAKFGVFLVPFFFTLYNGESGSKAEIHKWFFYVFYPAHLLVIGLIRLCLLNF; encoded by the coding sequence ATGTACATATTTAACATTACATTCTTTGCTAATCCATTTGTTTTTGAATTCAGCATGGATTTCAGTCAAATGGCAAAATTCGGAGTATTTTTAGTTCCTTTCTTTTTCACATTATACAATGGAGAGAGTGGATCAAAAGCAGAAATACATAAATGGTTTTTCTATGTATTCTATCCGGCACATTTGCTGGTCATAGGATTAATCAGATTGTGCCTACTCAACTTTTAA
- a CDS encoding flavodoxin family protein: MKVLGINTSPRGASNVRIALEAALDGASSKGAETEIVDVNKLTITPCQGDNYCKEHDSECALNDDMQDIYQKIEEADGIILASPIYFCDVNAQAKLVIDRLYSYFMNPKFSELFSNKKVSIIATHGAVPLEAFEGSLNTQMAAFEVLGFKTRDIINLDDNNVPGAINDKEEQLQKAREIGENLI, encoded by the coding sequence ATGAAAGTTTTAGGAATTAATACAAGCCCAAGAGGAGCAAGTAATGTAAGAATAGCTTTGGAAGCTGCATTGGATGGCGCTTCCTCAAAAGGAGCTGAAACTGAAATTGTGGATGTTAACAAATTAACAATCACCCCATGTCAAGGTGACAACTACTGTAAGGAGCATGACTCAGAATGTGCCTTAAATGATGACATGCAGGACATCTATCAAAAAATTGAAGAGGCTGACGGAATCATCCTTGCAAGCCCAATCTACTTCTGTGACGTTAACGCTCAGGCTAAACTCGTTATAGACAGATTATACTCTTATTTCATGAACCCTAAATTCAGTGAATTGTTCTCAAACAAGAAAGTTTCAATAATTGCAACCCACGGTGCCGTTCCTTTAGAAGCATTTGAAGGTTCCCTGAATACTCAAATGGCAGCGTTTGAGGTATTAGGATTTAAGACCAGGGACATCATCAATTTGGATGACAACAATGTTCCAGGTGCAATCAATGATAAGGAAGAACAGCTTCAAAAAGCTAGAGAAATTGGTGAAAACTTAATTTAA
- a CDS encoding FmdE family protein — protein MMNEKDYDEQLAKAAEFHGHICGGIAIGTKLAMYGLELLGMELNQRHKNLIVFLEIDRCMSDAVQSVTGCSMGKRTLKQMYYGKFAATFMNQDTGEALRITDADANKKFKDEETKDEMIARFRRTPPEELFKVDKVKIELGPGDMPGKPYTTAFCSVCGEKVSDGRHKLIGGKPVCKSCAEGSYYELIEE, from the coding sequence ATTATGAATGAAAAGGATTATGATGAGCAATTGGCGAAGGCTGCTGAGTTTCACGGACATATCTGTGGAGGAATAGCCATTGGAACAAAGCTTGCAATGTATGGACTGGAGCTTTTGGGTATGGAATTGAACCAGAGACATAAAAATCTTATTGTGTTTTTGGAAATCGACAGGTGCATGTCCGATGCTGTGCAGTCAGTAACAGGATGCTCAATGGGTAAAAGAACCCTGAAACAAATGTATTACGGCAAGTTTGCAGCAACATTCATGAACCAGGACACTGGTGAGGCATTAAGGATTACTGATGCTGACGCCAACAAGAAATTCAAGGATGAGGAAACAAAAGATGAGATGATTGCAAGATTCAGAAGAACTCCTCCCGAAGAGCTTTTCAAGGTAGATAAGGTCAAAATTGAGCTAGGTCCTGGGGACATGCCGGGTAAGCCTTACACCACAGCATTCTGTTCAGTTTGTGGAGAGAAGGTTTCCGACGGAAGGCACAAGCTCATTGGTGGAAAGCCGGTTTGCAAGTCATGTGCCGAAGGGTCATATTACGAGTTAATTGAAGAATAA
- a CDS encoding transposase: MSSNLNRNQHSVYILTYHLVLVIKYRRKVINEDIFDSLMVIFDNIGFKYGIQVKEANWELIIFIFYLKPNQVQIWLNYINSL, translated from the coding sequence ATGAGCAGTAATTTGAATAGGAATCAGCATTCAGTATACATATTAACTTATCATTTAGTATTGGTGATTAAATATCGTAGAAAGGTAATTAATGAAGATATATTCGATTCATTAATGGTTATTTTTGATAATATTGGTTTTAAATATGGTATTCAAGTTAAAGAAGCGAATTGGGAGTTGATCATATTCATATTTTATTTGAAGCCAAACCAAGTACAAATTTGGTTAAATTATATTAATTCTTTATAA
- a CDS encoding peptide ABC transporter permease: MMDLIGGYLLIILVLFAANVALMLGNYNLNNVKVMVLALACAVVTFALMSVSAYLKAPLAFLLYNFSYLFLIITIVIFASVIYYIRQNDFRLPFYAIILASAVSTVLFSSQTSLDMLTMVLYSLFVFIILFVVYQLIKLLHHAKRQYPVIIGEYMSLFSILMFIFALTYNSTMALDYSKFTPFLILTPTYQLIYVVIGIIVVLVAGVLINDTRGGNK; the protein is encoded by the coding sequence ATGATGGATTTGATTGGAGGGTACCTGTTAATAATTCTGGTGTTGTTTGCGGCAAATGTCGCACTGATGCTTGGAAATTATAACTTGAATAATGTGAAGGTAATGGTGCTTGCATTGGCATGTGCTGTGGTCACTTTTGCATTGATGAGTGTTTCAGCTTATCTGAAAGCGCCATTGGCATTTCTATTGTATAATTTCAGCTATCTATTTTTAATCATTACAATAGTAATCTTTGCATCTGTCATATATTATATCCGCCAGAATGATTTCAGATTGCCGTTTTATGCAATCATATTGGCATCTGCAGTTTCAACAGTGCTTTTTTCCTCCCAGACAAGTCTTGACATGTTAACAATGGTTTTATATTCCTTATTCGTTTTCATAATATTATTTGTTGTTTATCAACTCATAAAATTGCTGCATCATGCAAAAAGACAATATCCTGTAATAATAGGGGAATACATGAGTCTGTTTTCAATATTGATGTTCATTTTCGCATTGACATACAATTCCACAATGGCTCTGGACTACAGTAAGTTCACTCCTTTCTTAATCCTGACCCCTACCTATCAGCTGATTTACGTTGTTATAGGAATCATTGTTGTCTTGGTTGCTGGTGTCCTTATAAATGATACAAGAGGGGGAAATAAATGA
- a CDS encoding DUF11 domain-containing protein: MYINATGVKATDKLPNALSYISQSASKGEFDPETGIWNIGELAVNETVTLEITSEAVKAGKFTNTVTVSSNEDDYNTANNEAEATVEITDSDDDNQDDENHADDNQDEEDDAITINKEMQKSTSKTDSHATGNPILPVLLALVSMCVAARRKL, from the coding sequence ATGTACATTAATGCAACCGGTGTCAAGGCTACAGACAAATTGCCAAACGCATTAAGCTATATTTCACAATCCGCAAGCAAAGGAGAATTCGATCCGGAAACTGGAATTTGGAACATTGGTGAATTGGCAGTCAATGAGACAGTGACATTGGAAATTACCTCCGAAGCTGTTAAAGCAGGTAAATTCACCAATACTGTTACTGTAAGCTCAAATGAGGATGACTACAACACTGCTAACAATGAAGCTGAAGCAACAGTTGAAATAACTGACAGTGATGATGACAATCAGGATGATGAAAATCATGCAGATGACAATCAAGATGAGGAAGATGATGCAATTACAATCAATAAGGAAATGCAAAAATCAACTTCAAAAACTGACAGTCATGCAACAGGAAACCCTATATTGCCGGTCTTATTGGCATTAGTTTCAATGTGCGTTGCAGCGAGAAGAAAACTTTAA
- a CDS encoding DUF2149 domain-containing protein, producing the protein MLRKRRRISESVDDDPMGGLNNLSDAMLVLALGFLIFAIMALSANPDMITQSQSTQDVSTADTFTQNYTDAGGLEDSGYSEVGKVYEDPDTGELVMVSG; encoded by the coding sequence ATGCTTAGGAAAAGAAGAAGAATTTCAGAATCTGTTGACGATGACCCTATGGGAGGATTGAATAACCTTTCGGATGCAATGCTAGTGCTGGCTTTGGGTTTTCTGATTTTTGCAATCATGGCGCTTTCAGCCAATCCGGACATGATCACCCAATCCCAATCCACTCAGGATGTCTCAACAGCTGATACTTTCACCCAGAACTACACTGATGCCGGAGGACTGGAAGACAGCGGATACAGTGAAGTCGGAAAGGTCTATGAAGACCCGGACACCGGGGAGCTGGTCATGGTATCGGGCTAA
- a CDS encoding RNA-binding protein yields the protein MIHNIKFRAFVYEDESVDEITDAILNILPEAEIEAEEAEGMLDDKIIILSGVVSKKRYTKTFFNTLLEWTDLDKLNGDLERKMDEKGNWFLRFDKTDALDEKWTILDNGDSIHLKVKIAAFPAKKQIAVDKVREAILERS from the coding sequence ATGATTCATAATATTAAATTTAGAGCTTTCGTTTATGAGGATGAAAGCGTTGATGAAATAACTGACGCTATTTTGAACATACTTCCCGAAGCCGAAATCGAAGCTGAAGAGGCTGAAGGGATGTTGGATGACAAGATTATTATTTTATCAGGTGTTGTTTCTAAAAAACGATACACAAAGACTTTTTTTAATACTCTTTTAGAGTGGACCGATTTGGATAAATTGAATGGCGATTTAGAGCGTAAGATGGATGAGAAAGGTAACTGGTTTTTGAGATTTGACAAGACTGACGCTCTGGATGAAAAATGGACCATTTTGGATAATGGTGATTCAATTCATCTTAAAGTTAAAATTGCCGCTTTTCCTGCAAAAAAACAGATTGCTGTTGATAAGGTCCGTGAAGCCATTTTGGAAAGAAGTTAA
- a CDS encoding MotA/TolQ/ExbB proton channel family protein, producing MIIQGTETLTSLIHIISESLLTPVVILLVISIVIVILSFGGLINEFISRKAISSANLEDLVRRVSFSTNVGQMKEEIANSDLFHYQKEILTRIADNHDIGSEARKALASELISAHETRLIKKTNKTDVLVRVGPILGLLGTLIPLGPGLAALGTGDIATLAQSLTIAFDTTVTGLTVGAIAFLISKYKKQWYESELIDVETVAEAELETINKW from the coding sequence ATGATTATTCAAGGAACCGAAACATTGACCTCATTGATTCACATCATCTCCGAAAGCCTTCTGACACCGGTTGTCATACTGCTTGTAATATCAATCGTCATTGTTATCCTGTCATTCGGAGGACTGATTAATGAGTTCATTTCAAGGAAGGCCATATCCTCTGCAAATCTGGAGGACCTGGTGAGACGTGTTTCATTTTCAACTAATGTAGGTCAGATGAAAGAGGAAATCGCCAACAGTGATCTGTTCCACTATCAAAAGGAGATATTGACAAGAATTGCGGACAATCATGACATAGGTTCTGAAGCAAGAAAGGCACTTGCAAGCGAACTCATCTCAGCACATGAGACAAGATTGATTAAAAAGACCAACAAGACAGACGTCCTTGTTCGTGTAGGTCCTATTCTAGGTCTTTTGGGAACATTGATACCATTGGGTCCTGGTCTTGCAGCACTTGGAACAGGGGACATTGCAACCCTTGCACAATCCCTGACAATTGCATTCGACACTACCGTTACAGGTTTGACTGTTGGGGCTATTGCATTTCTGATTTCCAAATATAAAAAGCAATGGTATGAGTCAGAACTAATTGATGTTGAAACAGTTGCCGAAGCGGAACTTGAAACCATAAACAAATGGTGA
- a CDS encoding zinc ribbon domain-containing protein — translation MVNFCTNCRAKIRNGDKFCTNCGTKIINEDNFCVNCGAKIRNDDKFCTNCGTKIYKSVKQKNSLFKSVKDSIEKNTAKLNEELDRIDQENEEKKKKLKTLDEIFESDEIKSEIRKNKAGPSDVSHIKDILKNKIVNKKENLSNAEIKSFIKKELKNIRIAKEKEMERRRIEETTMHHGGYCSMNCRHYYEEFFDSGGGIVGDFDCEGYTEYYCNLGHQLCDGRFCEDYE, via the coding sequence ATGGTCAATTTTTGTACTAACTGTAGAGCCAAAATAAGAAATGGCGACAAATTCTGCACAAACTGCGGAACAAAAATAATAAATGAGGATAATTTCTGTGTCAACTGTGGAGCCAAAATAAGAAATGACGATAAATTCTGCACAAACTGCGGAACAAAAATATACAAATCCGTAAAACAGAAAAATTCCTTATTTAAATCAGTGAAAGACAGTATAGAAAAAAATACAGCCAAATTAAATGAGGAACTAGATAGAATAGATCAAGAAAACGAAGAAAAAAAGAAGAAACTGAAAACACTTGATGAGATATTTGAATCAGATGAAATTAAATCTGAAATAAGAAAAAACAAGGCAGGTCCAAGTGACGTTAGCCATATTAAAGATATTCTGAAAAATAAGATTGTCAACAAAAAAGAAAATTTGAGCAATGCCGAAATTAAATCCTTCATTAAAAAAGAATTAAAAAATATTAGAATAGCAAAAGAAAAAGAAATGGAAAGGAGAAGAATAGAAGAAACCACAATGCACCATGGAGGATACTGCAGTATGAATTGCAGACATTACTATGAAGAATTTTTTGACAGCGGTGGAGGAATAGTCGGTGATTTTGATTGTGAAGGATATACTGAGTATTACTGTAATTTAGGACATCAATTGTGCGACGGACGTTTTTGTGAAGATTATGAATGA